In Stenotrophomonas sp. ESTM1D_MKCIP4_1, a single genomic region encodes these proteins:
- a CDS encoding protein phosphatase CheZ, giving the protein MDTPVDRSALALRLQEALDALESGDEAAWRQRIDSLVAARTQPMMSGLSRLARELGQALGELPTVPDEAGELDDACARLDHVVAMTEQATHRTLDLAEECRALTEQLRADGLQPGQDAQLERIRHNLTEIALTQSYQDLTGQIIRRVVGIVRRVHEGFGALGLPPEQHRTDPELAGPALKGLDRHAVSQNDADDLLSDLGL; this is encoded by the coding sequence ATGGATACCCCGGTCGACAGAAGTGCCCTCGCCCTGCGCCTGCAGGAGGCTCTGGATGCCCTGGAATCGGGTGACGAGGCCGCCTGGCGCCAGCGCATCGACAGCCTGGTGGCCGCGCGCACCCAGCCGATGATGAGCGGCCTTTCACGGCTGGCCCGCGAACTGGGCCAGGCGCTGGGCGAACTGCCGACCGTGCCCGACGAGGCCGGCGAGCTGGACGACGCCTGCGCCCGCCTGGACCACGTGGTGGCCATGACCGAACAGGCGACCCACCGCACCCTGGACCTGGCCGAGGAATGCCGGGCCCTGACCGAACAGCTGCGCGCCGACGGCCTGCAGCCAGGCCAGGATGCCCAGCTTGAACGCATCCGCCACAACCTGACCGAAATCGCCCTGACCCAGAGCTACCAGGACCTGACCGGCCAGATCATCCGTCGCGTGGTCGGCATCGTCCGCCGCGTGCACGAAGGCTTCGGCGCGCTCGGCCTGCCGCCGGAACAGCATCGCACCGACCCGGAACTGGCCGGGCCGGCACTGAAGGGGCTGGACCGCCACGCGGTCTCGCAGAACGACGCCGACGACCTGCTGTCGGATCTGGGGCTGTAA
- the cheY gene encoding chemotaxis response regulator CheY — translation MNKNMRILIVDDFSTMRRIVKNLLGDLGFTNTAEAEDGHAALSMLQSQPFDFVVTDWNMPVMTGIELLKAIRADAKLKTLPVLMVTAEAKREQIIEAAQSGVNGYIIKPFTAQTLEEKLGKIFERLAASA, via the coding sequence TTGAACAAGAACATGCGCATCCTGATCGTCGACGATTTCTCGACCATGCGTCGCATCGTCAAGAACCTGCTGGGCGATCTGGGCTTCACCAACACCGCCGAAGCCGAGGACGGGCATGCCGCGCTGTCGATGCTGCAGAGCCAGCCGTTCGATTTCGTGGTCACCGACTGGAACATGCCGGTGATGACCGGCATCGAACTGCTCAAGGCCATCCGCGCCGATGCCAAGCTGAAGACGCTGCCGGTACTGATGGTCACCGCAGAAGCCAAGCGCGAGCAGATCATCGAAGCCGCCCAGAGCGGCGTGAACGGCTACATCATCAAGCCGTTCACCGCGCAGACCCTGGAAGAAAAGCTCGGCAAGATCTTCGAGCGCCTGGCGGCCAGCGCCTGA
- a CDS encoding RNA polymerase sigma factor FliA: MKGAAQYKEVQRASATDVIVQHSDLVRRIAHHLAARLPASVEVDDLIQAGMMGLIEASRSYDADQGASFETYASIRIRGSMIDEIRRGDWVPRSVHRRARDAAATIRRLEQTSGRAASATEVAAAMDMPLPEYLRLMEDASRGQVLSLESRIEDQGELDTVAQGGPTPQQVLERGEFGRELGKAIGHLPEREQLVLSLYYEQELNLKEIGAVLGVSESRVCQIHGQAVLRLRGRLKIFEAVDAGLEE, translated from the coding sequence ATGAAAGGCGCAGCCCAGTACAAGGAAGTCCAGCGCGCCAGCGCGACCGATGTGATCGTCCAGCACTCGGACCTGGTGCGCCGCATCGCCCACCATCTGGCCGCCCGCCTGCCCGCCAGTGTCGAGGTGGACGATCTGATCCAGGCCGGCATGATGGGCCTGATCGAAGCCTCGCGCAGCTATGACGCAGACCAGGGCGCCTCGTTCGAGACCTACGCCTCGATCCGCATCCGCGGTTCGATGATCGACGAGATCCGCCGTGGCGACTGGGTGCCGCGCTCGGTCCACCGCCGCGCCCGCGACGCCGCCGCCACCATCCGCCGGCTGGAACAGACCAGTGGCCGTGCGGCCAGCGCCACCGAAGTGGCCGCCGCGATGGACATGCCGCTGCCCGAGTACCTGCGCCTGATGGAAGACGCCTCGCGTGGCCAGGTGTTGAGCCTGGAATCGCGCATCGAGGACCAGGGCGAGCTGGACACCGTCGCCCAGGGCGGCCCGACCCCGCAGCAGGTGCTGGAACGCGGCGAGTTCGGCCGCGAACTGGGCAAGGCCATCGGCCACCTGCCTGAACGCGAACAGCTGGTGCTGTCGCTGTACTACGAGCAGGAGCTGAACCTGAAGGAGATCGGCGCGGTGCTCGGCGTCAGCGAGTCGCGGGTCTGCCAGATCCACGGCCAGGCCGTGCTGCGCCTGCGCGGCCGCCTGAAGATCTTCGAGGCCGTCGATGCCGGCCTGGAAGAATGA
- a CDS encoding MinD/ParA family protein — protein sequence MPSREYAKLTTTFPLSATRSEPLGPVRTIAVTGGKGGVGKTNVSANLAVALAGMGKRTLLLDADLGLANIDVILGLNPKFTLADLVAGRCSLEDVIIEGPNGVLVVPAASGRRHMAELAPAEHVGLVNVFSELERELDIMVVDTAAGITDGVLTFCQAAQDTVVVVCDEPASITDAYALIKVLSRERGVDRIQVVANMVRDPNEGRVLYEKLTRVCEKFLADVSLNYLGCVPQDDWLRLSVQRQQPVVKAYPSSPAALAITEIARRTARWQAPTEPRGGVEFFLERILKQRGVTV from the coding sequence ATGCCGTCGCGTGAGTACGCCAAGCTGACCACTACCTTCCCGCTGTCGGCCACCCGCAGCGAGCCGCTTGGCCCTGTCCGCACCATTGCGGTGACCGGCGGCAAGGGCGGCGTGGGCAAGACCAACGTGTCGGCCAACCTGGCCGTGGCGCTGGCGGGCATGGGCAAGCGCACCCTGCTGCTGGACGCCGACCTCGGCCTGGCCAACATCGACGTCATCCTCGGCCTGAACCCGAAGTTCACCCTGGCCGACCTGGTGGCCGGCCGCTGCAGCCTGGAAGACGTGATCATCGAAGGCCCCAACGGGGTGCTGGTGGTCCCGGCCGCGTCGGGCCGCCGGCACATGGCCGAACTGGCCCCGGCCGAACATGTCGGCCTGGTCAACGTGTTCTCCGAACTGGAACGCGAGCTGGACATCATGGTGGTGGACACCGCCGCCGGCATCACCGATGGCGTGCTGACCTTCTGCCAGGCCGCGCAGGACACGGTGGTGGTGGTCTGCGACGAGCCGGCCTCGATCACCGATGCCTACGCGCTCATCAAGGTGCTCTCGCGCGAACGTGGCGTAGACCGCATCCAGGTGGTGGCCAACATGGTGCGCGACCCCAACGAAGGGCGCGTGCTGTATGAAAAGCTGACCCGCGTCTGCGAGAAGTTCCTCGCCGATGTCTCGCTGAACTACCTGGGCTGCGTCCCGCAGGATGACTGGCTGCGCCTGTCGGTGCAGCGCCAGCAGCCGGTGGTCAAGGCCTATCCGTCGAGCCCGGCCGCACTGGCCATCACCGAGATTGCCCGCCGCACCGCCCGCTGGCAGGCGCCGACCGAACCGCGCGGTGGCGTTGAATTCTTCCTGGAACGCATCCTCAAGCAGCGTGGGGTGACCGTATGA
- the flhF gene encoding flagellar biosynthesis protein FlhF gives MKIKRFVAADMRSAMNLVRKEHGPDAVILSNRRIEEGIEIVAAANYDESAVQRALEASRRDVAPPPPKPRTAADAVIAAVTRRRSATPAAEPVAATTSAVAALARAAVGATGRTLDSADEIVPTRGSTGFAATLARASVNESALPEQIFAPYADAIVAPPTQAPVAAAPINRARFLIDPPLEDTAAVVPPPIPAPAPAPAASVAAAPLEAPVAPVQAVAPVIEVPVAEAPANDPAPPVAPLPAPAPQLAAAPALTMVAADDGEIRQLRQEVAGMRQVIEREMNRFTDERLRGCPVRATALDLMDEYGFDAGLSRDVAMQIPLDTEAHRGRGLMLGLISRKLPIAPVDPLEEGGVIALVGPTGAGKTTTIAKLASRFAEKHAPRDVALVTTDTMRIGAREQLYGYGRQLGIAVHEANSGTDLDQLLERLQDYKLVLIDTAGLGPRDRALAAQLQWLRAARQVRTLLVLPANTSFGDMDEVVRRFGAANLQGLVLSKLDETGRFGNALSVAVDHALPITWVTDGQDVPEDLHRASAANLVLRLEDLRRAADMPCNPELNHAVA, from the coding sequence ATGAAAATCAAACGATTCGTCGCCGCCGACATGCGTTCGGCCATGAACCTGGTGCGCAAGGAACACGGCCCGGATGCCGTGATCCTGTCCAACCGCCGGATCGAGGAAGGTATCGAGATCGTCGCCGCGGCCAACTACGACGAAAGCGCCGTGCAGCGCGCACTGGAAGCATCGCGCCGCGACGTTGCTCCGCCGCCGCCGAAGCCGCGCACCGCCGCCGACGCCGTCATTGCCGCCGTGACCCGCCGCCGCAGCGCTACCCCGGCCGCCGAACCGGTTGCCGCGACCACCTCGGCCGTGGCCGCCCTGGCACGCGCCGCCGTCGGCGCCACCGGCCGCACCCTGGACAGCGCTGACGAAATCGTGCCGACCCGCGGCAGCACCGGCTTCGCCGCCACCCTGGCCCGTGCCAGCGTCAACGAATCGGCACTGCCGGAACAGATCTTCGCCCCCTATGCCGACGCCATCGTGGCACCGCCGACGCAGGCACCGGTCGCCGCCGCGCCGATCAACCGCGCACGCTTCCTGATCGATCCGCCGCTGGAAGACACCGCCGCCGTCGTGCCGCCGCCCATCCCGGCCCCGGCCCCGGCCCCGGCCGCCAGCGTCGCCGCCGCTCCGCTGGAAGCCCCTGTTGCCCCGGTCCAGGCCGTTGCCCCGGTCATCGAAGTGCCGGTTGCCGAAGCCCCCGCCAATGATCCGGCGCCGCCGGTCGCGCCCCTGCCGGCGCCCGCCCCGCAGCTGGCTGCCGCCCCGGCGCTGACCATGGTCGCCGCCGATGACGGAGAGATCCGCCAGCTGCGCCAGGAAGTGGCCGGCATGCGCCAGGTGATCGAGCGCGAGATGAACCGCTTCACCGATGAGCGCCTTCGCGGCTGCCCGGTGCGCGCCACCGCCCTGGACCTGATGGACGAGTACGGCTTCGACGCCGGCCTGTCGCGCGACGTGGCCATGCAGATCCCGCTGGACACCGAAGCCCATCGTGGCCGCGGCCTGATGCTGGGGCTGATCTCGCGCAAGCTGCCGATCGCCCCGGTCGACCCGCTGGAAGAAGGCGGCGTGATCGCCTTGGTCGGCCCGACCGGCGCCGGCAAGACCACCACCATCGCCAAGCTGGCCTCTCGCTTCGCCGAAAAGCACGCCCCGCGTGACGTCGCCCTGGTGACCACCGATACGATGCGCATCGGCGCCCGCGAGCAGCTGTACGGCTACGGCCGCCAGCTCGGCATCGCCGTCCACGAAGCCAACAGCGGCACCGATCTGGACCAGCTGCTGGAGCGCCTGCAGGATTACAAGCTGGTGCTGATCGACACCGCCGGCCTGGGCCCGCGTGACCGCGCCCTCGCCGCCCAGCTGCAGTGGCTGCGCGCCGCACGCCAGGTGCGCACCCTGCTGGTGCTGCCGGCCAACACCAGCTTCGGCGACATGGACGAGGTCGTCCGCCGGTTCGGCGCGGCCAACCTGCAGGGCCTGGTGCTGAGCAAGCTGGACGAGACCGGCCGCTTCGGCAACGCCCTTTCGGTGGCCGTCGACCACGCCCTGCCGATCACCTGGGTGACCGACGGCCAGGACGTGCCGGAGGACCTGCACCGGGCCAGTGCAGCCAATCTTGTACTTCGCCTTGAAGATTTGCGCCGAGCGGCCGATATGCCCTGCAACCCGGAGTTGAACCATGCCGTCGCGTGA
- the flhA gene encoding flagellar biosynthesis protein FlhA, translating to MSAQASGFNTRRALEMIRQGLGAPLIVLALLAMVVVPLAAPVLDALFTFNIAISLMVLLAVVYVKRPLDFTIFPIVLLVTTMLRLALNVASTRVILLNGQNGHDAAGKVIAAFGEFVIGGNYAVGIVVFAILTIINFVVITKGAGRVSEVTARFILDAMPGKQMAIDADLNAGLLTREEAKARREEVREEADFYGAMDGASKFIRGDAIAGILILFINMLGGLAVGVLQHGIPFGDAAATYTLLSIGDGLVAQLPALLISSAVAMLVTRASRSQDMAQAMTGQVFGQYRALAITAGIIGLVGLVPGMPNVAFLTLAAILGFIAWKLYRKQQAPAADEAAKAGENGPLNALGRPTAAAPTAELSWDELRPVDPLGLEVGYRLIPLVDANQGGELMARIKGVRRKLTQDVGFLIPSVHIRDNLELPANGYRVLVHGVPVATADIHPDRELALDPGSALGPLDGIAGKDPAFGLDATWIQPHQRAQAETMGYTVVDPATVVATHLSHLIREHAPELLGHEEVQHLLANLGKSAPKLVEDLTPKALPLSAVVRVLQNLLVERIPIRQLRKIAEALVEHAPMSQDPATLTAAVRTALGRFIVQEIAGMSAELPVFTLNPQLERVLQESTQGNGAALEPGLAERLHQSLAECVSKQEARNEPAVVLVPGPVRAALARLVRHSVPSLSVLAYSEVPEDKRLKLVGTIS from the coding sequence ATGAGCGCGCAGGCCTCCGGCTTCAACACCCGCCGCGCCCTGGAGATGATCCGCCAGGGCCTTGGCGCGCCGCTGATCGTGCTGGCCCTGCTGGCCATGGTGGTGGTCCCACTGGCCGCGCCGGTCCTCGATGCCCTGTTCACCTTCAACATCGCCATCTCGCTGATGGTGCTGCTGGCGGTGGTCTACGTGAAGCGTCCGCTGGACTTCACCATCTTCCCGATCGTGCTGCTGGTCACCACCATGCTGCGGCTGGCGCTGAACGTCGCCTCCACCCGCGTGATCCTGCTCAACGGCCAGAACGGCCACGACGCGGCCGGCAAGGTCATCGCCGCCTTCGGCGAGTTCGTCATCGGTGGCAACTACGCCGTCGGCATCGTGGTGTTCGCCATCCTCACCATCATCAACTTCGTGGTCATCACCAAGGGCGCCGGGCGCGTCTCGGAAGTGACCGCGCGCTTCATCCTCGACGCCATGCCCGGCAAGCAGATGGCCATCGACGCCGATCTGAACGCCGGTTTGCTGACGCGGGAAGAAGCCAAGGCCCGCCGTGAGGAGGTCCGCGAGGAAGCCGACTTCTACGGTGCGATGGACGGTGCGAGCAAGTTCATCCGCGGCGATGCCATCGCCGGCATCCTGATCCTGTTCATCAACATGCTCGGCGGCCTGGCCGTGGGCGTGCTGCAGCATGGCATTCCGTTCGGCGATGCCGCTGCCACCTATACCCTGCTGTCCATTGGTGACGGCCTGGTGGCGCAGCTGCCGGCCCTGCTGATCTCCAGCGCCGTGGCCATGCTGGTCACCCGCGCCTCGCGCTCGCAGGACATGGCCCAGGCGATGACCGGCCAGGTGTTCGGCCAGTACCGCGCACTGGCCATCACCGCCGGCATCATCGGCCTGGTCGGCCTGGTGCCGGGCATGCCGAACGTCGCTTTCCTGACGCTGGCCGCGATCCTCGGCTTCATCGCCTGGAAGCTGTACCGCAAGCAGCAGGCCCCGGCCGCCGACGAGGCCGCCAAGGCCGGCGAAAACGGCCCGCTGAACGCCCTCGGCCGCCCGACCGCAGCCGCCCCCACCGCCGAACTGAGCTGGGACGAACTGCGCCCGGTCGATCCGCTGGGCCTGGAAGTCGGCTACCGGCTGATTCCGCTGGTGGATGCCAACCAGGGCGGCGAACTGATGGCGCGCATCAAGGGCGTGCGCCGCAAGCTCACCCAGGACGTGGGCTTCCTGATCCCGTCCGTGCACATCCGCGACAACCTGGAGCTGCCCGCCAACGGCTACCGCGTGCTGGTGCATGGCGTGCCGGTGGCCACCGCCGACATCCACCCCGACCGCGAACTGGCCCTGGACCCGGGCAGTGCGCTGGGCCCGCTGGATGGCATCGCCGGCAAAGACCCCGCGTTCGGCCTGGATGCCACCTGGATCCAGCCCCACCAGCGCGCCCAGGCCGAGACCATGGGCTACACGGTGGTGGACCCGGCTACGGTGGTCGCCACGCATCTGTCCCATCTGATCCGCGAACACGCGCCGGAACTGCTGGGCCACGAAGAAGTGCAGCACCTGCTGGCCAACCTGGGCAAGAGCGCGCCCAAGCTCGTCGAAGATCTGACGCCCAAGGCGCTGCCGCTGTCGGCGGTGGTGCGCGTGCTGCAGAACCTGCTGGTGGAGCGCATCCCGATCCGCCAGCTGCGCAAGATCGCCGAAGCGCTGGTCGAGCACGCGCCGATGAGCCAGGACCCCGCCACGCTGACCGCTGCCGTGCGCACCGCGCTGGGCCGCTTCATCGTGCAGGAGATCGCCGGAATGTCGGCGGAGCTGCCGGTGTTCACCCTCAACCCGCAATTGGAACGTGTCTTGCAGGAGTCCACGCAGGGCAACGGCGCCGCGCTGGAACCCGGACTCGCAGAGCGACTGCACCAGAGCCTGGCCGAATGTGTCAGCAAGCAGGAAGCGCGAAACGAGCCGGCGGTCGTGCTGGTACCGGGCCCGGTGCGTGCCGCGCTGGCCCGCCTGGTCCGCCACAGCGTTCCGTCGCTGTCGGTCCTGGCCTACAGCGAGGTGCCGGAAGACAAGCGCCTGAAGCTGGTCGGAACGATCAGCTGA
- the flhB gene encoding flagellar biosynthesis protein FlhB has translation MSENEDAGEKTEQPTEKRLREAREQGNIPRSRELATVAVFGAAVIAIMASSASLGAGGRAWMRAALSPEPGLWQNPQLLFGHFGMLFLRLLLACWPLLLVCVLASFLSPLVMGGLRWSNKSLMPDLKRLSPLAGIKRIWGAEAVAEFIKSLLRVAFVGVSATLVFAASFDSLRGLLNQPLETAIAHGLGFTLKLLLAAAGSMLVLAAIDAPYQRWNWMRKLKMTREELRREMKESEGSPEVKGRIRQMQQQLANRRMMEAVPTADVVVVNPTHYAVALKYEGGSMNAPTVVALGVDETALRIREVADGNKVAIVSAPPLARALYREGQLGKEIPVRLYSAVAQVLSYVYQLRSWRTGPMPSAPHVDVDEFGQGGRP, from the coding sequence ATGTCCGAGAACGAAGACGCAGGCGAAAAAACCGAACAGCCAACAGAAAAACGCCTCCGTGAAGCCCGCGAACAGGGCAACATCCCGCGCTCGCGTGAGCTGGCCACCGTTGCAGTGTTCGGCGCGGCGGTCATCGCCATCATGGCCAGCAGCGCCTCGCTCGGCGCCGGCGGCCGTGCCTGGATGCGCGCCGCGCTCAGCCCCGAACCGGGGTTGTGGCAGAACCCGCAGCTGCTGTTCGGTCACTTCGGCATGCTGTTCCTGCGCCTGCTGCTGGCCTGCTGGCCGTTGCTGCTGGTCTGCGTGCTGGCCAGCTTCCTGTCGCCCCTGGTGATGGGCGGCCTGCGCTGGTCGAACAAGTCGCTGATGCCCGACCTGAAGCGTCTCAGCCCCCTGGCCGGCATCAAGCGCATCTGGGGCGCCGAAGCCGTGGCCGAGTTCATCAAATCGCTGCTGCGCGTGGCCTTTGTGGGTGTGTCGGCCACCCTGGTCTTCGCCGCCAGCTTCGACAGCCTGCGCGGCCTGCTCAACCAGCCGCTGGAAACGGCCATCGCCCATGGCCTGGGCTTCACCCTGAAGCTGCTGCTGGCCGCGGCCGGCTCGATGCTGGTGCTGGCCGCCATCGACGCGCCGTACCAGCGCTGGAACTGGATGCGCAAGCTGAAGATGACCCGCGAGGAGCTGCGCCGGGAAATGAAGGAAAGCGAGGGCAGCCCGGAAGTGAAGGGCCGCATCCGGCAGATGCAGCAGCAGCTGGCCAACCGCCGGATGATGGAAGCCGTACCCACCGCCGACGTGGTGGTGGTCAACCCGACCCACTACGCCGTGGCACTGAAGTACGAAGGCGGCAGCATGAACGCCCCCACCGTGGTCGCCTTGGGCGTGGACGAAACCGCCCTGCGCATCCGTGAAGTGGCCGACGGCAACAAGGTCGCCATTGTCTCTGCCCCGCCTTTGGCACGGGCCTTGTATCGGGAAGGGCAACTCGGCAAGGAAATTCCCGTGAGACTGTATTCAGCCGTCGCCCAGGTGCTGTCCTACGTCTACCAGCTGCGCAGCTGGCGGACCGGCCCGATGCCGTCCGCCCCGCATGTCGACGTGGATGAGTTCGGCCAGGGAGGTCGCCCATGA